In Pygocentrus nattereri isolate fPygNat1 chromosome 30, fPygNat1.pri, whole genome shotgun sequence, the following proteins share a genomic window:
- the stradb gene encoding STE20-related kinase adapter protein beta isoform X1: MSFLDCSCISSHTQVQPISIEDQYEDTSHSYLSSDGSPCSVLGAEDDLSGLSVDPADYQLLSELGRGFNNLSQVSMARHKPSGRLVAVKNTNLDECTEDELLQLMNEALLSRLFRHPNLLTSRLVFSSCCQLWVLSPLMSYGSADSLLRSYFPDGMSESLIAYLLYGVLRALQYLHHMGYVHRGVKASHVLLSAEGRVCLSGLQSVYSLMRDGKRMRAVFDMPQHSPSLLPWLSPELLRQDLHGYGVKSDIYSVGILACELVSGRVPFQDMPPTLMLLQKLRGSHSCLLDVAPYPLGELGALKVSRSGVDSGIGESVAAGSLTRSTATAEPQSPGPKNHSATLHNLLQLCLQHQPERRPSASALLSHPFFKQVKKHTQDFQSLIYPAVPLSCPPDSPASDAPTQSPSTPNTPSPSTPEPADGVWDFS; the protein is encoded by the exons ATGTCGTTCCTG GACTGCTCCTGCATCTCCTCCCACACTCAGGTCCAGCCAATCAGCATAGAGGACCAGTATGAGGACACCAGCCACTCGTACCTG agcagTGATGGTTCTCCGTGCTCTGTGCTGGGAGCGGAGGATGACCTCTCCGGTCTGTCGGTGGACCCTGCAGATTACCAGCTGCTGTCAGAACTGG gtCGGGGTTTTAATAACCTGAGCCAGGTGAGTATGGCGCGTCATAAACCCTCTGGCCGGCTGGTGGCCGTGAAGAACACCAACCTGGACGAGTGTACTGAGGATGAACTGCTGCAGCTAATG aacGAGGCCCTCTTGTCCAGACTTTTCCGTCACCCCAACCTTCTCACGTCCAGACTGGTGTTTAGCTCCTGCTGCCAGCTGTGGGTCCTTTCGCCTCTAATGAGCTACG GCTCTGCGGACTCTTTACTCAGGTCATATTTTCCTGATGGAATGAGTGAATCTCTAATAGCATACCTGCTTTACGGTGTCCTGAGGGCCCTTCAGTACCTGCACCACATGGGCTACGTCCACCG GGGCGTGAAGGCGAGTCATGTGCTGCTGTCTGCTGAGGgccgtgtgtgtctgtctgggCTGCAGAGTGTGTATAGTTTAATGAGAGATGGGAAGAGGATGAGAGCCGTGTTCGACATGCCTCAGCACAGTCCGTCTCTGCTGCCCTGGCTCAGCCCTGAGCTGCTGAGACAG GACCTGCACGGTTACGGGGTGAAGTCCGATATCTACAGCGTGGGGATTTTGGCGTGTGAGCTGGTCAGCGGGAGAGTTCCATTCCAGGACATGCCGCCCACTCTG ATGCTGCTGCAGAAGCTCCGGGGTTCTCACAGCTGTCTGCTTGATGTTGCCCCCTACCCCCTGGGGGAGCTGGGGGCTCTGAAGGTTTCTCGCTCCGGAGTGGACTCTGGGATTGGGGAGAGCGTAGCGGCCGGCAGCCTGACCCGTAGCACGGCTACTGCAGAACCACAGAGCCCTGGGCCAAAAAACCACTCAGCTACTCTCCACAACTTACTGCAGCTCTGTCTACAGCACCAGCCTGAACGCAG GCCATCTGCATCGGCTCTCCTCAGTCACCCCTTCTTTAAACAG GTGAAGAAACACACCCAGGACTTCCAGAGTCTGATATATCCGGCTGTGCCTCTCTCCTGCCCCCCGGACAGTCCAGCATCTGATGCCCCCACTCAGAGCCCCAGTACACCAAACACACCCTCGCCCAGCACACCTGAACCTGCGGATGGGGTGTGGGACTTCTCCTAA
- the stradb gene encoding STE20-related kinase adapter protein beta isoform X3 — protein sequence MVLRALCWERRMTSPVCRWTLQITSCCQNWVTGRGFNNLSQVSMARHKPSGRLVAVKNTNLDECTEDELLQLMNEALLSRLFRHPNLLTSRLVFSSCCQLWVLSPLMSYGSADSLLRSYFPDGMSESLIAYLLYGVLRALQYLHHMGYVHRGVKASHVLLSAEGRVCLSGLQSVYSLMRDGKRMRAVFDMPQHSPSLLPWLSPELLRQDLHGYGVKSDIYSVGILACELVSGRVPFQDMPPTLMLLQKLRGSHSCLLDVAPYPLGELGALKVSRSGVDSGIGESVAAGSLTRSTATAEPQSPGPKNHSATLHNLLQLCLQHQPERRPSASALLSHPFFKQVKKHTQDFQSLIYPAVPLSCPPDSPASDAPTQSPSTPNTPSPSTPEPADGVWDFS from the exons ATGGTTCTCCGTGCTCTGTGCTGGGAGCGGAGGATGACCTCTCCGGTCTGTCGGTGGACCCTGCAGATTACCAGCTGCTGTCAGAACTGGGTAACTG gtCGGGGTTTTAATAACCTGAGCCAGGTGAGTATGGCGCGTCATAAACCCTCTGGCCGGCTGGTGGCCGTGAAGAACACCAACCTGGACGAGTGTACTGAGGATGAACTGCTGCAGCTAATG aacGAGGCCCTCTTGTCCAGACTTTTCCGTCACCCCAACCTTCTCACGTCCAGACTGGTGTTTAGCTCCTGCTGCCAGCTGTGGGTCCTTTCGCCTCTAATGAGCTACG GCTCTGCGGACTCTTTACTCAGGTCATATTTTCCTGATGGAATGAGTGAATCTCTAATAGCATACCTGCTTTACGGTGTCCTGAGGGCCCTTCAGTACCTGCACCACATGGGCTACGTCCACCG GGGCGTGAAGGCGAGTCATGTGCTGCTGTCTGCTGAGGgccgtgtgtgtctgtctgggCTGCAGAGTGTGTATAGTTTAATGAGAGATGGGAAGAGGATGAGAGCCGTGTTCGACATGCCTCAGCACAGTCCGTCTCTGCTGCCCTGGCTCAGCCCTGAGCTGCTGAGACAG GACCTGCACGGTTACGGGGTGAAGTCCGATATCTACAGCGTGGGGATTTTGGCGTGTGAGCTGGTCAGCGGGAGAGTTCCATTCCAGGACATGCCGCCCACTCTG ATGCTGCTGCAGAAGCTCCGGGGTTCTCACAGCTGTCTGCTTGATGTTGCCCCCTACCCCCTGGGGGAGCTGGGGGCTCTGAAGGTTTCTCGCTCCGGAGTGGACTCTGGGATTGGGGAGAGCGTAGCGGCCGGCAGCCTGACCCGTAGCACGGCTACTGCAGAACCACAGAGCCCTGGGCCAAAAAACCACTCAGCTACTCTCCACAACTTACTGCAGCTCTGTCTACAGCACCAGCCTGAACGCAG GCCATCTGCATCGGCTCTCCTCAGTCACCCCTTCTTTAAACAG GTGAAGAAACACACCCAGGACTTCCAGAGTCTGATATATCCGGCTGTGCCTCTCTCCTGCCCCCCGGACAGTCCAGCATCTGATGCCCCCACTCAGAGCCCCAGTACACCAAACACACCCTCGCCCAGCACACCTGAACCTGCGGATGGGGTGTGGGACTTCTCCTAA
- the stradb gene encoding STE20-related kinase adapter protein beta isoform X2: MSFLSSDGSPCSVLGAEDDLSGLSVDPADYQLLSELGRGFNNLSQVSMARHKPSGRLVAVKNTNLDECTEDELLQLMNEALLSRLFRHPNLLTSRLVFSSCCQLWVLSPLMSYGSADSLLRSYFPDGMSESLIAYLLYGVLRALQYLHHMGYVHRGVKASHVLLSAEGRVCLSGLQSVYSLMRDGKRMRAVFDMPQHSPSLLPWLSPELLRQDLHGYGVKSDIYSVGILACELVSGRVPFQDMPPTLMLLQKLRGSHSCLLDVAPYPLGELGALKVSRSGVDSGIGESVAAGSLTRSTATAEPQSPGPKNHSATLHNLLQLCLQHQPERRPSASALLSHPFFKQVKKHTQDFQSLIYPAVPLSCPPDSPASDAPTQSPSTPNTPSPSTPEPADGVWDFS, encoded by the exons ATGTCGTTCCTG agcagTGATGGTTCTCCGTGCTCTGTGCTGGGAGCGGAGGATGACCTCTCCGGTCTGTCGGTGGACCCTGCAGATTACCAGCTGCTGTCAGAACTGG gtCGGGGTTTTAATAACCTGAGCCAGGTGAGTATGGCGCGTCATAAACCCTCTGGCCGGCTGGTGGCCGTGAAGAACACCAACCTGGACGAGTGTACTGAGGATGAACTGCTGCAGCTAATG aacGAGGCCCTCTTGTCCAGACTTTTCCGTCACCCCAACCTTCTCACGTCCAGACTGGTGTTTAGCTCCTGCTGCCAGCTGTGGGTCCTTTCGCCTCTAATGAGCTACG GCTCTGCGGACTCTTTACTCAGGTCATATTTTCCTGATGGAATGAGTGAATCTCTAATAGCATACCTGCTTTACGGTGTCCTGAGGGCCCTTCAGTACCTGCACCACATGGGCTACGTCCACCG GGGCGTGAAGGCGAGTCATGTGCTGCTGTCTGCTGAGGgccgtgtgtgtctgtctgggCTGCAGAGTGTGTATAGTTTAATGAGAGATGGGAAGAGGATGAGAGCCGTGTTCGACATGCCTCAGCACAGTCCGTCTCTGCTGCCCTGGCTCAGCCCTGAGCTGCTGAGACAG GACCTGCACGGTTACGGGGTGAAGTCCGATATCTACAGCGTGGGGATTTTGGCGTGTGAGCTGGTCAGCGGGAGAGTTCCATTCCAGGACATGCCGCCCACTCTG ATGCTGCTGCAGAAGCTCCGGGGTTCTCACAGCTGTCTGCTTGATGTTGCCCCCTACCCCCTGGGGGAGCTGGGGGCTCTGAAGGTTTCTCGCTCCGGAGTGGACTCTGGGATTGGGGAGAGCGTAGCGGCCGGCAGCCTGACCCGTAGCACGGCTACTGCAGAACCACAGAGCCCTGGGCCAAAAAACCACTCAGCTACTCTCCACAACTTACTGCAGCTCTGTCTACAGCACCAGCCTGAACGCAG GCCATCTGCATCGGCTCTCCTCAGTCACCCCTTCTTTAAACAG GTGAAGAAACACACCCAGGACTTCCAGAGTCTGATATATCCGGCTGTGCCTCTCTCCTGCCCCCCGGACAGTCCAGCATCTGATGCCCCCACTCAGAGCCCCAGTACACCAAACACACCCTCGCCCAGCACACCTGAACCTGCGGATGGGGTGTGGGACTTCTCCTAA